ATGAAATACATGGTGCAGCTTCCCGAAAAATGCTGTGGTTTCAGATTCTTGATCTTCTGATCGTTTTTATAAACGATGCCGATCGCTCCCGACGGCAGGTCGGCATGCGAAAAGCCCCCATTATCAAGCAAAAATTTGATCGCTTTCTGAAACAGCTTATCCGCTTTAAGGCCAGGTATCCCGAGGCTCAGGCCGAATGAAACACCCGTAACTGCGATCGGACCTTCATATTTGGTACCAGAACCATTTTGGAAAGTGATGGAACCTTCGTAAAATCCGCCGCCGCCTACAGGAGTCGCGAGGGCACCGCCCGTGAGGCTCAGATTGGTCACAAACCATTCGGGCGATTCGTACAGAACAACCGGATCGTGAGGCGGAATTTCTTTTTTGTACGGTTTCGACCCAAAAACATAAACCTCCACAGCCCGCCAGTAACCATCGTTATTATCTTCTCCGCCAAGGCTGGCAGAATCGCCATACCCCACCTCAATATTGAAGGACGCTTTGCTGAAATTTTGTGCAATGGTTGATTTTACTGAATGGCAGCGGTTCCGTGATAACCCCAGATTGTCAAACCCTGCCTTGGAACCTCTGTGACTAGAGTAACCATGAATATCGATCCAGGCGTGTGGCGAAACCAGCAATGCCTCCCTTACCTCTGTCGCAATCCAGCTTTTGTGTGCCGGAAGCAATTCCGTGTTCCCGGTAGCAAAGTTCGAAAGCCGCGCAGCAGCCAAAGGAGCCGTCCCATTTATATTACCGGATATCTTCTGAACATCGTAAGCCATAGCTTTTAGAAATTTAACTGAAAAATTAAAAGAACAT
This Dyadobacter sp. UC 10 DNA region includes the following protein-coding sequences:
- a CDS encoding OmpA family protein — encoded protein: MAYDVQKISGNINGTAPLAAARLSNFATGNTELLPAHKSWIATEVREALLVSPHAWIDIHGYSSHRGSKAGFDNLGLSRNRCHSVKSTIAQNFSKASFNIEVGYGDSASLGGEDNNDGYWRAVEVYVFGSKPYKKEIPPHDPVVLYESPEWFVTNLSLTGGALATPVGGGGFYEGSITFQNGSGTKYEGPIAVTGVSFGLSLGIPGLKADKLFQKAIKFLLDNGGFSHADLPSGAIGIVYKNDQKIKNLKPQHFSGSCTMYFITGSPVLATYGVYLLLFGLPKVVGPTADIPLNLAIPPFALAMQANGYAIISAGGIGIAGSLGASANGFSGGIA